The archaeon genome includes the window CCGGCGTAGACCGCCGCGTATGCGAGGTCGGGAGGAGCCACTCGCAGAGGCCGAGCGGTACTCGGCTTATAGGCTTGCCAGAGGCGAGCATCAGGTCCGCGACGAAAGCGCCGCGGCCAGGGCAGGCACCACCTGATAGAGGTCTCCGACGATCCCGTAGTCAGACGCCTGGAAGATGGGCGCTTCCTTGTCGGTGTTGATCGCGACCACCACCTTGGAGTCCTTCATCCCTGCGATGTGCTGGAGCTGCCCCGAGATCCCGACCGCGATGTAGAGCTCGGGCCTGACCGTGACCCCCGTCAGGCCGATGTGGTGCTCCTCCGGGAGCCATCCTAGGTCGGACGACAGCGGCCTCGAGCACCCGAGCGCCCCTCCGAGGAGGCGCGCCAGCTCTTCGAGAATGGGCAGGTCTTCTTTCTTCTTGACCCCTCGTCCCGCCGATACTATCACCCTCGCCCTCTTCAGGTCCACGGAGCCGGAGGCCTTCGGGGCCCTCTGGACCGTCCTGGTGAGCCGCCTGACTTCCCCTACGTCCAGTTCCACGGTCCCCCCCTCCTTGGTCGAAGCTCTGGCAAAGGACCCGGACTTGACCGTAGCGACGCATGGGAGGGTGGCGCGGACCCTCGCGACGACCCTTCCTCCGAAGGCCCCCCGCTCGCCTGTGAGGGACTTCCCGTCGGTGGCGAGTGAAGTGGCATCGGAGATGCACCCAAGGCCGAGCTTCGCGGCGAGGCGGGCCGCTACCTCCCTTCCGTCTCTGGTGGCTCCGACCAAGACCGCGACAGGTCTCGCACTCTCGAAGGCCCGGTTCATCGCCTCGGCGGCCACCTCGGGGCTTGTGGCGTCTCCCCCGCCTACGGTGAGGACCAGCCTCTCGCCTGGGCTCGCCGAGCCCCGCGGGCGTCCTACTTCCACCAAGACCGGGGTCGCGCCCAGTTCCTTCCCCAGAGACTCGGCTGCGGTGTAGAGCTCGCTGGAGAGATCCGGGGACTCCGAGTACGCCCAGATTGAGGGACCCTTCACTGCAGGACTCCGTCCTTCCTCAGGGCCTCGAGGAGCTTCTTCGCAGCCTCCTCGGGGGCGCCCTCGAAGATGACGTGCTTGCGACTGACCTGCTGGACGCGCATTCCGGTGACCTGCGCCGCTCGCTCGGCCGCGGGCATGGCCGGCGACGACTCCTCAATCGGCTTCTTCGCGGCCTGCATTATCTGGATCAGGGTGGGGTACCTCGGCTCGTTGATCTCGCTGACCACCGAGACCACCGCCGGCATGGGCGCCTCGACGGTCTCCACAGCCTCCTCGAGAGCCCTCTCTGCCACTACCTTTCCTTCGCCAGCTTCGATCTTTCGGGAGTAGCCGACGTAGGGGAGGCCCAGCAGCTCGGCCAGCATGGGAGGGACCTGTCCCGTGTATGCGTCAGAGGAGCCTTCGGAGCAGACGACAAGGTCGAAGGGGCCGGCCCTGGCTATCGCGTCGGACAGCAGCCTCGCCGTGCCCAGGGTGTCGAGCGCGAAGGGCTGGGAGACGACCAGCGTCCCTCTGTCAGCGCCCATCGCGAGGGCCTCCTTCAGGGACTTCTTCGCATCCGGACCCCCGACAGTGAAGACCACTACCTCTCCACCCAGCGCGGCGCGGACCCTGAGAGCTTCTTCGACCGCGTTCTTGTCGAAGGTGCTCATCTTTGTCGCTGCCCCTTCCAGCTGGGGTCTGCCCGAGGGGTCGACCCTCAGCTCCGCCTCGTCGAGCGCCTGCTTCACGCAGACTGCTATCTTCATCCGGAGCGCGCCAGTTCCCTGCCGGCGATGAGCAACCTCAATACATCGGAGGTCCCCTCGCCTATTGTAAGGAGCCTGGCGTCCCTCCAGTGCCTGTGGACGTCGTCGGTGGTGTACCCGTGCCCTCCGAAGAGCTGGATGGCAAGGTCGCAGACCCTGACGGACATCTCGGTAGCGAAGACCTTGGCCTGGGCAGCCTCAGACGAGTACTCGGCCCCCGACTCCCTTGCCCTGGCCGCGTGCATGCACAGCAGCCTCCCGGCGGTTATCCCTGTCCTCATGTCGGCTATCTTCTCCCTCGTCAGCTGGAAGTCGGAGATGGGGGAGCCGAAGGCCTTCCTTTGCTTCGTGTAAACCAGGGCCTTTTCGAGGGCGACCCTTGCGATCCCCACGCAGAGTGACCCCATCACGATTCTGCTGCCGCTGAGCATCTTCTTGGCGTACTCGAAACCCTGGCCCTCGGTGCCCACCAGCGCGCTTTCCCCGACCTCGCAGTCGGAGAAGCGGACCTCGGACGTCCTCGACCCGCGCATCCCGAGCTTGGGGAGGTCGGCTCCGAAGCTGATGCCCGGGTTGGACTTCTCGACTATGAAGCTAGAGGGCCCCTTGTCGGTTGCCGCGAAAACGAAGTAGACGTCCGCCTCGCCCGCGTTCGTTATGAACGACTTCGACCCGTTGAGGACCCACCCTTTGCCAGACCTCTTCGCCCGGGTCGCCATGGACTTGGCGTCGGACCCCGAGGTTGGCTCCGTGAGGCTGAACGATGCGACCTTCTTCCCCGAGATGATGTCCGGCACGTACTTCCGCTTCTGCTCCTCGGTCCCGAACTGAAAGATCCCTTCGGCCGCGGTGTTGTGGATCGCGACGCTCAATGCGAGGCCCGCGTCCGAGTAGCCCGCGAACTCGGCCGCCAGCACGTAGATTCCGAAGGGGAGCCCGAGGCCCCCGTACTCCTTCGGGAAGGGAATCTGGCAGAACCCCTGCGCGAGCAGGCCCTCCCTGCTGGGGGCCATCTTCAACGAGCCGTCGTCGATCCCCTTCGAGCGCGGAAGGACTTTACCCTCCATGTAGCCTCCGAGCGCTTCGAGGATCGAGGCGTACTCCTCGTGTTCTGGATAGTTGGACTTCAGCAGGAGCCTGTGCTCAGGGCTCAGGAGGGGCACTGAACTTCAGGCGCGCCCCCGGTCGGAGTCATTTAATCGTTCTTGTGAGACGATGAGAAATTCTAAAAGAAGTCGGGGCGCGGGGCGCCGCGTGGCGCTCGCAGACAGGCTCGCAGGATACGCTCTTTCCGTAGACTTCAGGTCCCTCGACTCCAGGACCGTCAAGGAGACGAAGGCGCGCATGGTCGATGCGCTCGGGTGCGCGATCGGCGCATACGGGGAGGCGCCTGCGAGGGCTGCCCGGAGGGCCGTCTCGAAGCTCTCCTCTCGCGGGCCCTCGACCGTCTTGGGGTCCGGAGCGGGGGCGCCTCCTGACCTTGCCGCCTTCGCCAACGGCCTGATGGTCAGGTACTTCGACTTCAACGACACCTATCTTTCGAAGGAGCCCGCCCACCCGAGCGACAACATCCCGCCGGTGTTCGCGGTGGCCGAGGCCGAGGACCTCGGGGGCAGGGAAGCGATCGCAGCCGCGGTCGTGGCCTACGAGGTCCAGTGCAGGCTCTGCGATGCGGCGGACATCAGGCACCGCGGATGGGACCACGTGAACTACGGCCTGGTCTCCACGTCCCTTGCGGCAGCGAAGCTGATGGGCCTGGAGGCGGGCAGGGCCGCGCAGGCCGTCAACATTTCCTTGAACTCGCACATCGCGATGCGGCAGGTGAGGGCGGGGGAGCTCTCCATGTGGAAGGGGGCCTCCTTCGCGAACGCAGCCAGGAACGGGGTCTTCTCGGCCTATCTCGCGAGGGAGGGGGTCACGGGCCCGACTCCGGTCTTCGAAGGGGAGATGGGCTTCTTCAAGCAGGTCTCAGGGCCCTTCAGGCTGGACGTCGACAAGTTCGGAGGGCGGCTTGGGAGGTTCAAGGTCAACGAGACCTACATCAAGTTCTGGCCGGCGGAGTACCATGCCCAGACCGCGGTCTGGGCCGCGATCGAAGTCATGAAGAAGGCGGGGCGCGCAGGCCAGATCAAGGAGGTGCTCGTCGAGACGCACGAGGCCGGGTACACCATCCTTGCGAAGGACAGGGAGAAGTGGCGGCCTGCTACAAAGGAGACCGCGGACCACAGCCTGCCGTACATGGTCGCCATGGCCCTCCTGAAGGGAAGGGTAGACAACGAGACCTACTCGGAGGAGAACATCCATGACGAGAAGAACCTCGACATGGTGCGAAGGGTGAAGGTAGTCGAGGACAAGAGGCTCACACAGATGTACCCCGCCGGTGGGATGCCCAACAGGGTGACTGTGACCATGGCAGACGGGCGGAAGGTCTCCTCCCAGGTCGATTTCCCACGGGGGCACCCGCTCAACCCCATGACGAAGCTGGAAGTAGAGGCAAAGTTCCTGAACCTGACGAGGAAGCACCTGGGGGCGAAGAGGGCGAGGAAGGCGCTCGATGAGCTCTGGCGCCTCGAGACGGCCAGGGACCTCGAGCACGTGCTGGGGCTCCTGAAGGTCGCCGGGCGCGGTTCAAAGGCTTAAAGCTCAAATTCCTGCGGGTTTCATCGTGAAGCTCGCGCTCGGCTTCAACCCCGTGATGAGCGCCGCCGAACTGTCCAGGGTCGCGTCCAAGGCCGAGGAGTTGGGATACGACTCGGTCTGGGTGCACGAGAGCCTCTTCCAGAGGGACGTAGTCACGTACCTGTCGTCGATGGCCCTCGCGACGAGGAGCCTGCGGGTCGGTTCGGGGATAATCAACACCTACACAAGGCACCCTGTCGCGGCTGCGTCTACGTTCGCGACCCTCTCCGAGCTGGCAGGGGGGAGGGTCATCTTCGGCCTGGGGCTCGGGAGCTTCCCTACGATACCGCTCATCGGCCATCAGATCTTCCCAGTGGACAAGTCGAAGCCTCTGAAGAGGGTTCAGGAATACCTGGAGGTCGTCAGGAGAGTCTGGGGAGGGCAGAAGGTCGACTTCGAGGGCGAGTTCTTCAAGGTCCACAACCTCACCATGGGCTTCAAGGTGGAGCAGAAGATCCCGATCTTCGTAGCCTCGCTGTCGCCGATGATCCAGTCATACGCCGGCGCGAACGCGGACGGGGCGATCCTCTCTCCCGCGCTCAGCACCGTCAAGGCGACCGAGGCGATGGTTGCCAACGTGGCCCGCGGCGAAGGGCGGAAGGGGAGGAAGGTTGAGAGGGCCTCTTACATGATGACGTCCCTCGACCCTGACCCGAAGAAAGCGGTCGAGGCGGTGCGCGATTACTACTTCTTCGTCTATCAGCTCTCCGAGGTCGTAAGGCCCGAAGCCCTGTCCCCCTACGGCGTGACCCCGGAGAGGCTGGCGCCTATGAAAGAGGCCTGGAAGAGGGGCGACCTGCCCGAGGCCAAGCGCCTCGTCCCCGAGGAGGCGATCGAGGCATTGACCTTGTCGGGCGGAGTGGACCATGCCAAGGACCGGCTTGCAGAGTACGTCAAGACCGGGGTGACCCTGCCCATCCTGATGCCGATAGGGAACGTCGAGTTCGCGATGAGGGCCATGTCCGGGGGCCCTGCGTAGTTGCAGTTCGCGCTGTTCACGAGGCTCGTCAGGGCCCAGTTCGCCCCCATAATGGTGGGGCCAGTCCTGCTGGGGGCGGCTCTCGCCTGGCACCTCGAAGGCGCGTTTTCCCCTTGGCTCTTTCTGTTTGCGCTCCTGGGCTCCGTGTGCCTGCTCCTCGCGGCGAATGCCATCGACGATGTCTACGACTACCAGAGCGGCACAGACGCTGTCGCCGAGAAAGCCTTCCCCCCTGACGCTCCCGGCTGGAAGCCAATCCCGAGGGGAGTCGTCACGGTCAGGTCGGCGTACCAGGTCTCCTTCGCTCTTTACGCCCTCTCTATCTCGATAGGGGTCGGGCTCTCCCTGGTCGTCGGCTGGTACGCGCTGGGGATCGCGATTCCCGGGATACTCCTCAGCTACTTCTACACTGCGCCTCCCCTGCGCCTCGACTACAGGGGCCTGGGGCTCGGGGAGCTTTCGATACTCTTCAGCTTCGGCCCCATCCCTGCCCTGGGTGCCTACTACGTGATGTCCGGACACTTCTCCCTCCTTCCACTCCTTGTGGCCCTTCCGTCAGGGCTGCTGACCGTCGCCTTGCTGGTGTCCCACGACCAGATCTTCTACGACGTGTACAAGGAGTCGGGCAAGAGGTCGCTCGCCGTGGTGATCGGGAGGAAGAGCGCTTCAGTCTTGGTCACCTCCCTCGCCGTTGGAGCATTCGTGCTGCTCCTGGCGCTGGTCGCCGCTGCCGTCGTCCCGGTCATGGGGCTCCTCGCGCTCGGGGCGCTCCCCCTGCTGGTCGCAGTCTTTGATGTAAAGGGCGAGGAGAGGACCGTCCCCGAGTACGGGCGGAGGACGACCAGGGCATTCGTCTTGTCGACTGTATTCACGCTCCTCCTGTCCGCAGGGCTCGTCCTCGCCTGAGAGGGTGGCTCTGACTGACAAGGTCACTGACCTACGTCGGCGTAGCCGCCGTCTTCGCTTCGATGCTCGCGCTCTTCCTCCTCCCGCGGGGCCTGTTCATCCCGATCACCTTCGTGGCGACCTCCCTGATGGTGGCGACCGCCTATGCCTCGGGGGCGCCGAAGCGACCCGCAGGCCTCGGGAGGAACCTCCTCGTGGGCGTCGCCTCCGCTCTCCTCCTCTACCTCGTGTTCTACCTGGGGAACGCAGGGCTCTGGGTCCTGAAGCCTCTCGGGCTCGACCCCTCGTACCAGTCCTCGATCTACTCCCTGATCGCGTCGCCCTCGAACCCGCTCTCTCTGCAGCTGGCCGTCCTGCTCTTCGACGCGGCCGGGTACGAGGCCTTCTTCAGGGGCTTCATGCAGAAGCGCCTCGAGGCAAGACTGGGGACTGCGGCCGCCCCTGCCGTCGCGCTCGTGGACGCCGGACTCCATCTCGCTACCTTCAACCCGCTCTGGGTCGCCACCACCTTCGTCGCCGACCTCTTCTGGGGCCTGACCTTCAAGTATGGCCGGGGAGCCACGGCCAGCTTCACTTCGCACCTGCTATGGGACGTCGCGATCTTCGTCATCAGACCCATAGTGTAAATCGCGAAAGCCAATAATATCAAGGAGAGACGGGGCCGAGGCGTGGCAGAGCGGGTCGAGATCATCGGGGTGGGGTCCGAGGGATTCAGGCCTGCGATAACCGACCTTTCTACTCGAGAGCTGATGTACGAGGCGGCGGCCAAGGCGTACGACGACGCCGGGGTCGACCCCCGGAAGGACGTAGGCTCTTTCATCACCTGCACCGAGGACTTCTGGGAGGGATGGAGCATCACCGACGAGATGGTCCCAGACCAGGTCGGAGGCGCGGGAAGGCCGGTCTGCACGGTCCCGGCCGACGGGATCATCGGGCTGGGGCAAGCCCTCATGCACATCAGGTCGGGCGTCGCCGACGTGGTCGCAGTAGAAGCCCACAGCAAGGTCGCGGACGTCCTTGACAAGCAGGCGGTAGAGAACCTGGCGCTCGACCCCACGTACCAGAGGGTGACGGGGGCCAACTCCGACGTCCTGGCCGGCCTTGAGATGAGCGCGTTCATGAAGTCCACCGGTACAACCAGAGATGAGCTCAGCAGGGCGGTCAGCTCCTCGAAGAAGCGGGCCATGTCCAACTCGCGCGCGAGCTACGGAGCGGACATGAAGCCCCGGGACGTAAGCGAGGCCGAACCCCTGTCGCTCCCGCTGAGGAGATACGACAAGCCGGACTTCGCCGAAGCTGCTGTGGTGCTGGTGCTCGCCTCGGAGCGCTGGGCGAAGAAGAACAAGAAGGAAGGGGTCTCAGTGGACGGGCTCGCTTGGATGTCTGCGACCCCGTGGTTCGAGGGTGGGGACGTACAGGGAGCCTCTTACCTTTCGCGGGCCTGGAAGGCGGTGATGAAGCAGACGGGGCTGAGCAGCACCTCAGGTTTCGACATCCTCGAGGTCGACGACACTTACTCCTACAAGCTCTTCCAACACCTCGGGGCCTTGGGGCTCAACCTTACGGACGCATCGAAGCTGGCCCAGGACGGCGGCAGGAGGCTGAATCCGAGCGGCGGCTCGCTCGGGACCGGGTACCTGATCGAGGCGTCGGGCTCGCACAGGGTCCTCGAGTGCGTGCTGCAACTGACCGGGCGCGCCGGAGGGAACCAGGTCAAGGCCGCAAAGAGGGCCCTGGCGACGTCGTGGAGGGGGAATCCGACCGGGACCGGGGCTGCGGTGGCCCTGTCGGTGGGAAGCTGAGATGAAGAGGGTCGCGGTCATCGGCGCCGGGATGACGAAGTTCCGCAGGCGGATGCTCGAGACCGGGAGGGAGCTCTCGTTCGAGGCCTCGAGGATGGCCCTCGACTCGGCCGGGATGGAGATCAAGGACGTCGAGTCCGTTGTCATGGGGACCGCCCCGGACGCATTCGACGGGGTCCACATGAAGGGGGAGTACCTCATGGACGGGGCCGGCGGGACCAACAAGCCCTACAGCAGGGTCTACGTGGGCGGGGGGACGGGCGTCTTCGTCCCGGTCGCAGGATGGTGGCACGTTGCCTCGGGGCAGTTCGACACGTGCCTGGTGGTAGGGGAGGAGAAGATGTCGCCGCTCCATCCTCACCCGCAGTACGCGTTCTGGAGCATCTTCGACCACACGCTCGAGAGGCCGCTCGGGGTCACGCTGCTCTGGATCTTCTCGCTCGAGATGCGCAGGTACATGCACGTCCACGGGATCAAGGAGGAGGACATCGCCCTGGTCTCGGTGAAGAACAAGGGGAACGCGATGGACCATCCGTGCGCCCAGCTCCCGGCCAGGATCACAGTCGACGACGTGATGAAGAGCGAGCCGATCTGCCTGCCTGTCAAGAGGCTGGACGTTTCGCCCACCTCCGACGGGGCGGCGGCGGTGATGCTCGCGTCCGAGGACGTGGCGAGGAAGTACACCGACGACCCGATCTGGATCGACGGCGTCGGCTGGAACGTGGACACCCAATACTGGACCAACAGGGACCTCTACTACCCGAGGTACGTCGAGAAGGCCGCAAGGATGGCCTACAAGATGGCGAAGATAGACGAGCCCAAGAAGCAGATCGACTTCGCGGAGGTATACGACCCGTTCGACTACAAGGAGCTGCACCACCTCGAGGGGGTCCTCCTCGCGGACAAGGGCCAGGCGCCCAGGATGACCCGCGAGGGAATCACTCAGAGGGACGGGGACCTCCCGGTCAACCCTTCAGGCGGGCTCCTAGGGGTAGGGAACCCAATCGCGGCTGCCGGGACGATGAAGGTCTGCGAGCTCTTCTGGCAGCTGAGGGGAGAGGCGGGCAAGAGACAGGTGAAGAAGGAAGTCAACAGGGGCCTCGCCCAGGCCTGGGGAGACCTCTTGCAGGTGGGTACCGTAATCACGATGAGAAGGTAGCGTTGTCCGTGGCCTCCGGCGAGGTGCTGTGGGAGCCGGGCGAGTCCCAGAGGAGGGGCTCGAACATAGCGAAGTTCGCGGAGGAGCTCGGCAGGGAGTGCACCAGCGAGGAGACCTACCGGAAGCTCTGGCAGTGGTCGGTGGAGGACCTGGAAGGATTCTGGGGAGCGGTCTGGGAGTCCATGAAAGTCGAAGGCGGCGCGCCATACACCCGGGTCCTCGCGGAGAGGAAGATGCCGGGCGCCAGGTGGTTCCCAGGTGCGAGGCTCAACTACGCCCAGAGGGCACTGTCGGTCGGAGGCCCGGGGCCCGCGCTCGTGTGCGTCGACGAGGAAGGCGAAGCGGAGGAGGTGAGCTGGAGCCAGCTGAAGGCTGAGGTCGGAGCCGCCGCGGCGTGGCTCCGCGGAGCCGGGGTCGTCAAGGGCGACAGGGTGGCGGCATACCTTCCGAACGTCAAGGAGTCGGTGGTGGGCCTCCTCGCGACCGCAAGCCTAGGAGCTGTCTGGTCCAGCTGCTCTCCGGAGTTCGGGGCCCAGAGCGCAGGAGACAGGTTCAGGCAGATCGGACCCAGGGTGCTGCTCGCAGGGACCCAGTACTCTTACGGCGGTAAGCGCTTCGACAGGAGGGAGGCGGTCGAGGAGATCGCCGCTTCACTGCCGACCTTGGAGAGGACGGTCATCCTCCCTGGAGGGGAGGTCCCCGCGGGCCTCAGGGGAGGGACTGAGTGGGCGGAGCTTTCGGAGGCGCGGGGTACCCTCGAGTTCGAGCAGGTCCCCTTCGACCACCCTCTCTGGGTCCTCTACTCCTCCGGGACGACGGGCCTCCCGAAGGCCATCGTTCAGGGGCACGGGGGCATAGTGCTGGAGCACCTCAAGGCCCTCTCCCTCCACGTGGATGTGAGACCGACGGACCGATTCTTCTGGTTCACCACGACCGGTTGGATGATGTGGAACTTCCTGGCGGGGGGCCTTCTCTTGGGAGCGACGGTCGTTCTGTACGACGGGAGCCCGACCTACCCTGACCACGGAGCCCTGTGGACTCTGGCGGAGAAGCATGAGGTCACGATCCTTGGGACGAGCGCTGCGCTCGTCGGCGCATGCATGAAGGCAGGAATCTCTCCTCGCTCGACGCACAGGCTCGGCGCGCTGAGGGAGGTAGGGTCCACAGGCTCGCCCCTCTCGCCCGAAGGCTTTCGCTGGGTCTACGAGGAAGTGAAGCGGGAGGTCTGGCTCGCCTCCATAAGCGGAGGGACGGACCTCTGCACTGAGTTCGTCGGCGGGTCGCCGGTCCTTCCGGTGAGGGCCGGGGAGCTGCAGTGCAGGTGCCTGGGGGCTAAGGTCGAGGCCTATGACGAAGGGGGGAGGCCGATCCTCGGCGGGACTGGCGAGCTGGTCATCTCGGAACCTATGCCGAGCATGCCGCTGTACTTCTGGGGGGACGAGGACGGGTCCAGGTACCGGGAGAGCTACTTCGCGGACTTCCCGGGGGTCTGGAGGCACGGCGACTGGATAGAGGTCCTCCCGAGCGGCTCCTGCAGGATACTGGGACGGTCCGACGCGACCATCAAGAGGATGGGCGTCAGGATCGGCACGAGCGAGCTCTACAGGGTGGTCGAAGCGCTCCCGGAGGTCTATGATTCGCTGGCCGTGGACTTCGAACGAGGAGGGAAGGAGGAGATCCTGCTCTTCGTGGCCCTGAGGCCGGGGTCGAACCTGGACGCAGGGCTCGTCGAAAGGATCAAGGGTGCGGTCAGGAAGGACCTCTCCCCGAGGCACGTCCCCGACTGGGTCATCGAGGTCCCTTCGGTTCCCAGAACGATCAACGGGAAGAAGCTCGAAGTCCCGGTGAAGAAGATCATGATGGGGCAAGACGTTTCTGGGTCTCTGAGCCGGGGGTCCCTGGCAGACCCGGGGTCCGTCGACTTCTTCGTGGCTCTCGCGAGGAGGCTGGAGAGCGGCGGAAAACTTTGAAATGCGATGGCTGGGCAGGAGTGAAGCGCGGATGAGCTCCAAGATCGCAAAGTACCCGGGGAAGGAGATGAGGATGGACGAGATCAAGGCAGGCAAGTTCCTGATGACCGGGTACGAGACGACCCTCAAGTATTCGTTCACCTCCGGGGTCGCGATAAGCAGGTTCCTGGACGGGCTCAAGGAAGGCCAGCTGTGGGCCAGGAAGTGCAACGTGTGCGGGAGGACGATGATCCCTCCAAGGATGTACTGCGAGGAGGACTTCCGGCCGACCGACGAGTGGGTCCGCGTGAAGGACACTGGCAAGGTCAGCACCTTCTCGATCAGTTTCGTCAACAACGACGCCAGCAGGAGGAAGAAGCCGATCGTGGTCGCTGTCATAGAGATTGACGGAGCCTCGCCCGAGATGGGCATCCTGCACCTCATGGGAGAGATAAAGCCCGACAAGGTGCAGGTCGGGATGAAGGTGGAGGCGGTCTGGCTTCCCAAGGCTGAGAGGAAGGGGGCGATAACCGACATCGCCTACTTCAGGCCGAGGCGCTGAAGTTGCCGCTCCGCGAGAGGATAGCGAGCGTCGACCGCCTGCGGGCATGGACTGACCAGATACCCCTGCACTACGAGTACTCGGCGGGCGTGGCGGGAGAGAAGTTCCTCCGCGCGCTCATCAAGGGCCGGATCCTTTCGTCGAAGTGCGCCAGGTGCGGGCGGTCTTACCTGCCGCCCAAGGCGTACTGCACCAACTGCTACCTCGAGATCAGAGACTACGTCGAAGTGGGGCCAGCAGGAACGGTCTCGGCTGTGACCCAGAGTCACGTCGACTTCAGCGGCAGACCCTCGAAGCCGAGGACCTTCGTCTTCGTGACATTCGCGGGAGTCCAGGGCGGGATCGTCCACTACGCGGCGGTGGAGGGGCTCAGGATAGGGTCGAGGGTGAGGGCGAGGTTCAAGGCTGAGTCGAAGAGGAAGGGGACGCTGCTGGACCTCGAAGGGTTCGAGAAGGCCTAGGCCTTCACAGGCGTCAGCCACTGGGAGTACCGCTTCACCTTCCCGTGGACGACCGAGTCGTAGAGCTTCTGTATCTTGTCAGTGATCGGAAAGCCGTTGTAGCCCACCTTCCTGCCGTCTACTTCTCTGATCTTTGCGATCCCGACCGCCGTGCCGCTGAAGAAGAGCTCGTCCGACGTGTAGAGCTCCTCCTTGGTGGAATCGTTCCTGTAGAACTTGACCTTGAGGTCGCGGGCGACCTGGATGACGGTGTCCCTCGTGATGCCTCTGAGGATCCCGGAGCTGGCTGGCGGCGTGCTCAGGATCTCGTCCTTGACGCGGAAGATGTTCTCCCCCGGTCCTTCGGCGACCATGCCATGGCTGTTGAGCATGATGGCTTCGTCGTATCCGGCCGCGATTGCCTCCATCTTCGCAAGAGCCGAGTTCGCGTAGTTGGCCGCACACTTCGCCTGTATGGGTAGCGCCCTGGAGTCTATCCTCACCCAGCTAGAGATCGTGGCCCTTACGCCCCTGTCTAGGGCCTGCTGCCCGAGGTAGGGGCCCCACTCCCACGGGGCTATCGCGACCGAAATCTTGTTCTTGAGAGGGTTGAGCCCCATCTCGCCGTATCCGGTGTAGGCGATCGGCCTCAGGTAGCAGTCGCTGACTTTGTTCCGGGCGACCAGCTCGACACACGCCTCCTTGAGCTCCTTTGCCGAGAAACCAACGTCCATCCGGTAGATCTTGGCGCTGTTGAGAAATCTCTCCAGGTGGTCACCAAGCCGGAAGACCGCAGGGCCCGAAGGGGTCGAGAAGCATCGTATGCCTTCGAAGACTGCGTACCCGTAGTGGAGAGCGTGGGTCAGGATGTGGATCTTGGCGTCGGCCCAATCGACGAACTTGCCGTCCATCCATATCTCGCTGAGGGCCTTCATCGGCATGTGGCCGCCGAGGTCCACGGTATTTAGGGATGCCTTTGCTCGGTTCTGGGTAGTAGTCCTCGGTTGCTCGACAAAAATCGTCTCGGTGTGTAATGTCGGTTGCTGGCGATATGTCTATTTCATTCCCTTTGGTCGGGATGGAAAGTTGAGAGGGCCAAGAATCGTCGGAGTCGTGGTCATCCTCTGCCTGCTCACCATCGCGAATCTTCCCCAGACTGTGA containing:
- a CDS encoding thiolase domain-containing protein, yielding MKRVAVIGAGMTKFRRRMLETGRELSFEASRMALDSAGMEIKDVESVVMGTAPDAFDGVHMKGEYLMDGAGGTNKPYSRVYVGGGTGVFVPVAGWWHVASGQFDTCLVVGEEKMSPLHPHPQYAFWSIFDHTLERPLGVTLLWIFSLEMRRYMHVHGIKEEDIALVSVKNKGNAMDHPCAQLPARITVDDVMKSEPICLPVKRLDVSPTSDGAAAVMLASEDVARKYTDDPIWIDGVGWNVDTQYWTNRDLYYPRYVEKAARMAYKMAKIDEPKKQIDFAEVYDPFDYKELHHLEGVLLADKGQAPRMTREGITQRDGDLPVNPSGGLLGVGNPIAAAGTMKVCELFWQLRGEAGKRQVKKEVNRGLAQAWGDLLQVGTVITMRR
- a CDS encoding acetoacetate--CoA ligase; translated protein: MSVASGEVLWEPGESQRRGSNIAKFAEELGRECTSEETYRKLWQWSVEDLEGFWGAVWESMKVEGGAPYTRVLAERKMPGARWFPGARLNYAQRALSVGGPGPALVCVDEEGEAEEVSWSQLKAEVGAAAAWLRGAGVVKGDRVAAYLPNVKESVVGLLATASLGAVWSSCSPEFGAQSAGDRFRQIGPRVLLAGTQYSYGGKRFDRREAVEEIAASLPTLERTVILPGGEVPAGLRGGTEWAELSEARGTLEFEQVPFDHPLWVLYSSGTTGLPKAIVQGHGGIVLEHLKALSLHVDVRPTDRFFWFTTTGWMMWNFLAGGLLLGATVVLYDGSPTYPDHGALWTLAEKHEVTILGTSAALVGACMKAGISPRSTHRLGALREVGSTGSPLSPEGFRWVYEEVKREVWLASISGGTDLCTEFVGGSPVLPVRAGELQCRCLGAKVEAYDEGGRPILGGTGELVISEPMPSMPLYFWGDEDGSRYRESYFADFPGVWRHGDWIEVLPSGSCRILGRSDATIKRMGVRIGTSELYRVVEALPEVYDSLAVDFERGGKEEILLFVALRPGSNLDAGLVERIKGAVRKDLSPRHVPDWVIEVPSVPRTINGKKLEVPVKKIMMGQDVSGSLSRGSLADPGSVDFFVALARRLESGGKL
- a CDS encoding Zn-ribbon domain-containing OB-fold protein; its protein translation is MSSKIAKYPGKEMRMDEIKAGKFLMTGYETTLKYSFTSGVAISRFLDGLKEGQLWARKCNVCGRTMIPPRMYCEEDFRPTDEWVRVKDTGKVSTFSISFVNNDASRRKKPIVVAVIEIDGASPEMGILHLMGEIKPDKVQVGMKVEAVWLPKAERKGAITDIAYFRPRR
- a CDS encoding OB-fold domain-containing protein, translating into MPLRERIASVDRLRAWTDQIPLHYEYSAGVAGEKFLRALIKGRILSSKCARCGRSYLPPKAYCTNCYLEIRDYVEVGPAGTVSAVTQSHVDFSGRPSKPRTFVFVTFAGVQGGIVHYAAVEGLRIGSRVRARFKAESKRKGTLLDLEGFEKA
- a CDS encoding branched-chain amino acid transaminase, whose product is MKALSEIWMDGKFVDWADAKIHILTHALHYGYAVFEGIRCFSTPSGPAVFRLGDHLERFLNSAKIYRMDVGFSAKELKEACVELVARNKVSDCYLRPIAYTGYGEMGLNPLKNKISVAIAPWEWGPYLGQQALDRGVRATISSWVRIDSRALPIQAKCAANYANSALAKMEAIAAGYDEAIMLNSHGMVAEGPGENIFRVKDEILSTPPASSGILRGITRDTVIQVARDLKVKFYRNDSTKEELYTSDELFFSGTAVGIAKIREVDGRKVGYNGFPITDKIQKLYDSVVHGKVKRYSQWLTPVKA